TACGTCGACCTCTTCGAGACCGTCGGCGTCGACGTCGCGGTGAACCCGCGTGAGGTGACGGCAGAAGAGATCACGCGGTTCACGCGGGAGCGCCGCGCGGAGAACGTCGCCATCATCGAGCCGGGGACGGCGGAAGTCCTCGAAATCGAGGTGGACGGAGAGAGCGTGCTCGCCGGTCGGGCGATTCAGGACGCCGTACAGGACCTCCCGGACGGCCTCGTCATCGGGGCGATTACGCGCGGTGAGGCGGTCATCACGCCGCGCGGGGACACGGTCGTCGAGGTCGGCGACCACGTCGTCGTGTTCGTGCGCGAGGACGCGCGGGACACGGTCGAAGCGAAACTATGAGCGGTCAGCTATACGTCGATTGGCGGGCGAGCCTCAGCCTCGTCGGGACGGTCGTGAAGTGGCTGTCCGTCCCGATGCTCTTCCCGCTCGCGGTCGGCGTCTACTACGGCGACGGCGGGATTCCGGTGTTCCTCACGGCCATCGCGGTGACGTTCACGACGGGCTGGCTGCTGGAGCGACTCGACGCCGACCCGGACCTCGGGACGCGAGAAGGCTTCTTGATGGTGTCGTCGACGTGGCTCGCAGTGACGGTCGTCGGCGCGATTCCCTACGTCTTAGAGGGCCACGGCGTCCCCTTCCTGTTCGCCGCGGAGAGCCCGGCGTCGACGCTCGCGGACCCGGTGAACGCGGTGTTCGAGACGATGAGCGGGTTCACGACTACCGGAGCCACGGTGATGGGGAGTATCTCGTTCGACGCGCACTCGCGAGCCGTGATGATGTGGCGTCAGCAGACCCAGTGGCTCGGCGGGATGGGGATTGTCGTGCTCGCGGTCGCCATCCTCCCGAAACTCTCCGTGGGAGGTGCACAGCTCATGGACGCGGAAGCGCCGGGGCCAGGCCTAGAGAAACTCACGCCGCGCATCGCGGAGACGGCGCGGGCGCTCTGGGGGATTTACATCGGGCTGACGGCGCTCGAAATCGTCCTGCTCTACGCGCTGCACGTGCTCGGGTACGCGCCGAACATGACGTTCTACAACGCGGTGGCGCACGGGTTCACGACGATGCCGACGGGCGGGTTCAGCCCGGAAGCGCGGAGCATCGAGGCGTTCAGCGCGGTCGTCCAGTGGCTCATCGTTCCGTTCATGCTCTTCGCCGGGGTGAACTTCGCGCTGTTCTGGCACGCGATTACCGGGGATTGGCGGCACGCGCTCCGGGACGCGGAGCTCCGGTTCTTCGCGGGAGCGTTCGCCGCGGGGACCGCAGTCCTCACCGTGCTCCTGTTCACTGACTCCGGGCTGGTCAACGTGGAGAACGTCGGTCGGATCGCGGGCGCGGTCGAGCCCTCGCTCCGCTACGCGACGTTCCAGATGGCGTCCATCGTGACGACGACCGGATACGCCAACATGGATTTCAACGCGTGGGGTGCGCCCGCGCAGTACGTCCTGCTCGCCGCGATGTTCTTCGGCGGGAGCGCGGGCAGCACGGCCGGCGCGGTCAAGGCCGTCCGCTGGCTCGTCATCCTGAAGAGCCTGCGCCGTGAGCTGTTCACGACCGTCCACCCCGAGGCGATTCGGCCGATTCGGCTCGCGGGGCGTGTCCTCGACGAGAGCACCGTCCGCGGCATCTACGCCTTCACTCTCCTCTACTTCGTCATCTTCGCGGCGGCGACGCTCCTCGTGTTCCTGCTCGGCGCGACGACCGACGGGCCGCTCACGTTCCTGGAGGCGTCGAGCGCGGTCGCGGCCACGCTCGGGAACGTCGGGCCGGGGTTCGGCATCGTCGGGCCGATGAACAGTTACCTGCCGTTCCCCGACGCGTCCAAGCTCCTGATGGTCGCGTTGATGTGGACGGGCCGCCTCGAAATCTTCCCGCTGTTCGTCCTGCTCACGCGGAGCTACTGGACGGACTGACCGGGAAGCCGTACGACTTTTGATGCTGGTCGACGCGGTGTCGGATAGATGGTCTCAGGGCTCCGTTCTGTCGGCCGCGACCTCGGGCGGATCCTCGAGGCGTTCGCGGTGATGCCGACGGCGTCGATGGTCGTCGCGGCCGCGTGGCGCGAGTGGTACGTTCTCCCGTCGCTTCTCGTCGCTGCGGTCGTGCCGTTCGCGGTTGGGTGGTGGCTCACAGAGTCGTACGCGGACGCCCGGGAGCCCGGGAAGCTCCACGGGATGGTTATCGCGGCGACCGGGTGGGCGACCGTCGGCGTGTTCGGTGCGATTCCGTTCGTAGGAATCGCGGTCTCGATGCAGCAGGGCTGGTTCGGCGCGCCGCCGCTGAACGCGACGATGGCGGCGTTCCTGAACCCCCTGAACGCGGTGTTCGAGTCGTTTAGCGGGTTCACGGGCACCGGCCTCACGATGAGCGTTCACGAGAACACGCTCCCACACACGCTCCAGTGGTGGCGGTCGTTCACGGAGTGGGTGGGCGGCGTGGGCGTCATCGTCCTGACGACGGCGATTCTCGCTCGCCCGGGAAGCGGGAGTCTCACTCTCTACGAGTCCGAGGCGCGCTCGGAGAAGATTCACCCGAGCATCGTCTCAACGGTGCGCACCATCTGGTGGATTTTCCTCCTCTTCACGTTCGTCTCCATCGTCACGCTGTGGCTCGCGGGCCTCCCGGCGTGGGACGCCATCAACCACGCGATGACCGGGCTCGCCACCGGCGGGTTCAGCATCACCGATAACTCCATCGCGACCTACGACAGCCCGCTCGTCGACTTCGTCCTCCTCCCGATCATGACGCTCGGAAGTATCGCGTTCCCCATCCACTACCTCCTCCTCCAGGGCCACTTCGAGAACGTGTACGAGGACCTCCAGACGCGCTGGGTGTTCGGCTTCTTCGCGGTCGGCGTCGCCGCGCTCGTCTGGCTGTTGTACACCGGCCGCGTCTACCACGGCACGGAGGCGATTACGTTCCTCGGCGTGACGTTCACCGGTCAGGCGGCCGCGATCTTCCAGTCCGTCCGGTACGGCGCGTTCCAGTTCGTGTCCGCGGCGTCTTGCACGGGCTTCCAGACGGCGTCCATCGGCGGGTCGTGGAGCGCGGCGTCCCAGCTCGTCGTCTCGTTCGCGATGGTCGTCGGGGCGGCTTCGGGGTCGACCGTCGGCGGCATCAAACTCGTCCGGCTCGCCACGCTCCTGAAGGGAGCGGCGTTCCGCGTCTCGGGCGTGTTCTACCCGCAGTCGGCGGTTCGGACGTTCCGGCTCGGCGACCGAAAGCTCTCCAGTGCCGAACTCACACAGGAGTTCGAGGAGGCTGCGATTATCTCTCTGCTCTGGGGCGTGTTCCTCGTGCTCGGCATCGCCGTCCTCCTGCTCGTCGTGCCGATGGGCCCCGACGGGTTCGCCTTGGAGAACGTCGTGTTCGAGGTCGCGTCGGCGCAGGGGAACGTCGGGCTCTCCACGGGCATCACCGGCCCGGACATGCCGACTGCGGCGAAACTCGTCTTCCTCCTGAACATGTGGGTCGGGCGTCTCGAAATCATCCCCGTGCTCGTCACGCTCCGCGGCGTCTTCCGCGGCTTCGGGGTGTACCGCCAGTGAAACCCGACGACATTCCCGGGTTCACCGAACTCGTCGCGGCCGGACCGGACGACCGCGTGTTCGACACGCTCGTGCTCGTCGGCCCCATCGTCGTGCTCGCGCTCGCAGTGTTCGGGCGGGGCGTCGCGACGACCGCGCTCGCCGCGGTCTACCTCCTCGGATTCGTCGGATACGTCTGTCTCCTGGGGATTCGACGCGCCCGCGAAAGCGACAGCACTTAACTGACTGGCCGGCGCGGCCACGTACATGTACGTCATCGTCGTCGGCGCAGGGCAGATCGGCTCGCAGGTACTCGACCTCGCGACAACCACGGAGAACGAGGTCGTCGTCGTCGAACGCGACCCGGAAGTCGCGGAGGCCGCGAGCCGCGAGTACGACTGTCTCGTTCTGAACGGCGACGCGACGAACCGGGAAATTCTGGAGGACGCAGGCGCTGACCGGGCGGACGCGATTATCTGCACGACCGACGAGGACGCGACGAACCTCATGGTGTTGTTCCTCGCGAAGGAACTCGATATCGCCTCGCTGGTGACGGTGGTGCAAGACCCCGACCACCTAGGTATCTTCGAGCGAGTCGGCGCGACCATCCTCGAAAACCCACAGCGCCTCATCGCCCAGTATCTCTTCCGCGCGGTCCAGCGGCCCGCCGTCGAGGACTTCATGGAGCTCGGCGGGGACGCGGAAATCTTCGAGACGACCGTCGCGCCCGACGCCCCCATCGCCGGGCTATCACTCCGGGACGCCGGCGAGAGCGGGCTGCTCGGCGACGACGTCCTCCTCGTCGCCATCGAGCGCACGACCGACGGCACGGAAGAGGTCATCACGCCGCGCGGCGGCACGACGGTCGAACCGGGTGACGTCGTCACGGTGTTCTCCCGCGTCGGCATGACCGACGACGTCCTCGAAACCTTCGCCGGACTGTAGATACGGTCCGCCTGACTCACGCGCCCCGGCGCGAAACCACTCGGCGACGAACGACCCGACGGCGCTCACTCGTCATTACGATAGCCGAGAAACGTCCAGTGGACGTGGTGGTCCTCATCGCCCAGCGAGCGGGTGACGTCGATCTGGTACAGTGCCTGCTTGATCGCTCCCGTCTCGTCCTCCTCGAAGAGAATGACTTCCGCTTCGTAGCGAGTGCGTTCGACGATACGGTATCGTTCGACATTACCCCTTTCCGCGATTTCGACGTCGAGGATGTCCTCGATGGGGGGGACAGTGCCCTCTGGTTTGCGATCTGTTCCCATGACGTTCTATATCTCGCTCTTCCTTATTACATTTGCTGATAGCTGGGGTGTGGAGGGGGAATACTTGGCTTCTCCGAAGTTGGGTATATATGTGGAGTCCGTATACCCGACCACTACCGGAAGGTATTTCTTCCGTCTGTCAGTACGGACGGGGCATGCAGGAGTCCTCTGCGACGATCGGCCGCGATCTCGGCCGGATCTTTCAGGCGTTCTCCGTGATGCCGTTGCTGTCGCTCCCGGTCGCCCTCGTCTGGCACGAACTCTACGCAGTTCCTGCACTCCTCGTCTCGACGCTCCTCCCGCTCGGAATCGGCACCGCGCTCGTCCGCCGGTTCGCTGGCGCGGCCGAACCGGGGAAACTCCACGGGATGATGATCGCGGCGAGCGGCTGGTTCCTCGTCGCCGGCTTCGGCGCGCTCCCGTTCCTCCTCGTGGCGTGGACACAGCAACTCGGGCTCTTCGGCGCGCCGCTGCTCTCGGAGACGACGGCGGCACACCTCTCCGCGCTGAACGCGCTCTTCGAGAGTCTCAGCGGCTTCACCGGGACGGGACTCACGATGAGCGTGAACGAGTCCGAACTCCCACACACGCTCCAGTGGTGGCGGTCGTTCATCGAATGGATCGGCGGCGTGGGCGTCATCGTCCTGACGACGGCAATCCTCGCCCGTCCGGGAAGCGGGAGCCTGACGCTTTACGAGTCAGAGGCGCGCTCGGAGAAAATCCACCCGAGCATCGTCTCCACCGTCCGGACGATCTGGTGGATCTTCCTCCTCTTCACCGTCTTCTCCATCCTGGTGTTGTGGCTCGCGGGAATGCCGATGTGGGACGCCATCAACCACGCGATGACCGGGCTCGCCACCGGCGGGTTCAGCATCACGGACGGCTCCATCGCGACCTACGACAGCCCACTCATTGACTTCGCCCTCCTTCCGATTATGGTGCTCGGCAGCATCGCGTTCCCCGTCCACTACCTCGTCCTCCGCGGCGACCTCTCCCAGCTGTACGAGGACCTCCAGACGCGCTGGGTGTTCGGCTTCTTCGGACTTTTGTCGGCCTTCCTCGTCGCTATCATCTACAGCCAAGGCGTCTATCAGTCGACGGAGACGATCACCTTCCTCGGCACCACGCTCACCGGGAACGCGGCCGCGCTCTTCCAGTCCGTCCGGTACGGCGTCTTCCAGCTCGTCTCTGCGGCTTCCTGTACGGGCTTCCAGACGGCCAACTCGCTCGGAACGCAGTGGTCGATGGCCGCGCAGATGACGGTATCCATCGGGATGGTGGTCGGCGCGGCCGCCGGGTCGACCGTCGGCGGCATCAAACTCGTCCGGCTCGCCACGCTCACGAAGGGGACCGCCTACCGCATTCGGAACGTCTTTCTCCCGGAGACCGCCGTGACACATTTCGAACTCGGGAGGCGGAAACTCGACGACCAGGAGGCCGCCCGTGAGTTCGAGGAAGCGGCGATCATCACGTTCCTCTGGTTCGTCTTCCTCGCCGTCGGCGCGTTCGTCCTCATGCTCACCGTGCAGTCGGCGTACACGCTCCCGAACGTCCTCTTCGAGGTCGCGTCGGCGCAGGGGAACGTCGGGCTCTCCGCGGGTATTACCGGCCCCGGCATGCCGACGCCCGCGAAAGTGATGTTCCTCTTCAACATGTGGATCGGCCGCCTCGAAATCATCCCCGTCCTCGTCTTACTCCGGGGCCTCCTCTACCGTGAGGGTGTCTTCCAATGAGCCTCCAGAACTGGCCCGTCATCCGGCAGTTCCGCGAGTTCGGCGGCGACGACGCCGTCGTTGACGCACTCATCGTCGTCGGTCTCGCACTCGTCGCCGCCGGCGCTATCCTCGGCCGACATCCGGCCGTCATCGGCGCTGCGACGCTCTATGTCGTCGCCGTCGCAGCCTACCCCGTCTATCGGACGCTGCGACGACGCTCACAGAACCGTCTGTAACTCACACACCACAACAATGTACGTCATCATCGTCGGCGCGGGCAATATCGGCTCGCAAGTCCTCGAACTGGCTGAACAGACACAGAACGAAGTCGTCGTCATCGAACGCGACCCGGACGTCGCCGACCGTGCCGGCCGCAGACACGACTGTCTCGTCATCAACGCGGACGCAACCGAGAAGGAGACGCTCGAAGATGCGGGTGCCGAACAGGCCGATGCGATCATCTGCACGACGGACGAGGATGCGACCAACATCATGTGTCTCCTCCTCGCGAAGGAGTTCGAGATCCCCTCCCTCGTCACGGTCGTCCAGAACCCCGAGCACATGAACGTCTTCCGCCAGATTGGGGCGAACGTCCTCGAGAACCCTCAGCGACTCATCGCCGAATACCTCTTTCGCGCCGTCCAGCGTCCCGCGATCAAGGACTTCATGACGCTCGCCGGCGGTGCGGAAGTCTTCGAAATCACGGTCACCGCTGAGGCACCCATTGCCGGCAAAACCCTCCACGAAGCCGACGAAGCAAACCTCATCCCGGAAGACGTCCTCGTCGTCGCCGTCGAGCGCGGTGAGAACGTCGTCACTCCCCGTGGCGGGACCGTCGTCGAGGCCGGCGACCTTCTCACGGTCTTCTCACGGAAAGGCGCGACAGACAACATCCTCCGAACGTTCACCGGGACGGACACCAAGCAGTGAGCCGACCCCCTAACGAGACGATGAGAACCGATAGACTGCACGCCGACCGAGGCCGCCGAACGGACGAGCGTACGCTCGCCGTCTTCACCGTGAGGCGTACCCCGTGAGGCCTCTTGCGTGGCTGTGGAAACTGGGCGTCCGACTCGACGAAGACGGGTTCTACGAGTGTCGTCACTGTGGAACCGTCGTCGAGTCCGTGAACGAGACCTGTCCGGCCTGCTGTTCCGAGGAAATCGCGCGAATCGACCTTCGCTAGTTCACTGCTGGACGCTCAGGCGTCGGCCTCGAACGGCTCGATGGCGGCGCTCTCCATGCTGTAGCGTGAGAAGATGGTGACGAGGTCGTCGGCTCGAATCTCGGTGAACCCGCGTGGCGTGATAATCTCGTCGTCGCGCTCGATGGCGATGACGAGCAAGTCCTCGTCGAGGAGGCCGGATTCGTTCGCCTCGGAGAGCGTGAGACCGGCTATCGGTGAGTTCTCATCGACAGTTAGCTCGATCACCTCGGCCCCTCCCGCGAGGCTGAGGAAATCCCGCATCGGTGAGTTCCGCGGCTTGTCGCCCGGCCCGAAGTGGTCGAGCGGCACCGTCTCCTCCATGTGGACGATGTGTTCGTCCTCAATGTCGAGCCCGATGTCGGCGAGCTGGCGGGAAATGACCGTCAACTCGTCGGAGTTCGCGCCGACTGCGGTGACGTGGAGGTTCCGCCGGCCGGCGAGGAGTTCGCGGACGTTGATGACGCCCGGGATGTTCGACACTTTCTTCGCCTGTTTCTCGCGGTCGGCGACGGGAGCGGTGCAGATGAAGAGGTTCTGCATCCAACTCTCGCCCCGCTCGTAGTTGATCGCTGCGTGGTAGCCAGTGATGATTCCCCGTTCCTCGAGCTGTTCGATACGATTTCGAATCGTCGCACCGGAGACGTTCACCTCGTCGGCGATCATCGGTGCCGACGTGTTCCGTGCGTCCTCGACGAGGCGATAGAGGATGCGCCGATCGACTTCGTCCAACCGCTCCATACTAATAGTGGGATGTCCGAAACTAACAGTCTTCGCATGCTAGTCCGGGGAGACTCGTCTGGTTCGGCCGCGTGGAGACGCGCTCGGCGTCGTATAACCCGCACCGTTCCGACCCGCCACACTTCTCTAACCGAAATTTAACCCGGTCATTTGTGTTTGACGCGGAACTCTTGGCTATATTTATATGGCTCGGGAAAAATTCCCAGGTATGTGTCCGTCGAGGATCACCTCGTTGGTCTATCGAGCGAAACTGATCTGCGAGGCTCGTCCCGGTGGAGTCCACGAACGAACTCGTGTAGCCACGCATCGAATCGACTCCGGGTCTCGTCCGGCACTCCGGTCTCCGAGTGACCGAACCAGATGTGTTTCCGGGTCGCGGGGTCTCACATGAGCGACGCGGACTCCGGAGGGGCGACGACGGAGCTCTCGCGCGACATGAGCCTCTTCGACATCACTTTTATCGGCGTCGGCGCGATGATCGGTGCCGGCGTGTTCGCCCTCACGGGCTTCGCTGCCGGTATCGCCGGTCCCGCCCTCACCATCGCGTTCATCATCAACGGCTTCGTCGCGCTCTTCACCGCCGTGAGCTACGCCGAACTCGGCGCGGCGTTCCCCGAAGCCGGCGGCGGCTACCTCTGGGTGAAAGAGGCCCTCCGGGACCCCAACGGCTTCTACGCGGGCTGGATGAGCTGGTTCGCTCACGCCGTCGCGTGCTCGCTCTACGCCGTCACATTCGGGACGTTCTTCACCGTCCTCGCCGTCTACGCCCTTCCGGGCCTCTCCAACCACTTCGTCCTCTTCGGCTTCCTCTCTCAACACTGGGTTGAGAAACTCGTCGCCGTCCTCGTCGTCATCGCGTTCGCCTACATCAACTACCGCGGTGCAGAAGAGACCGGGAAAGCCGGCGTCGTCGTCACGGGTCTGAAACTCCTCATCCTCGGCATTTTCATCGTCTTCGGCGTTCGCGCGACGCTCACCGCCCCGCAGTGGGCCGGCAAGTTCCTCTCCAGTCCCATGTTCGCCCCGAACGGCGTCTTCGGGATCATCGGCGCGATGGGGTTCACCTACATCGCCTTCGAGGGCTACGAGATTATTGTCCAGTCCGGCGAGGAGGTCGTCGACCCCGGGACGAACATCCCGAAAGCCGTCTTCTACTCGCTCGCCATCGTCATCCCCATCTACGTCCTCGTCGCCTTCGTCTCGATCGGCGGCATCACCGTCAACCCGCACATTCTCGACCTCGCCGGTGTCGCGGGCACGCCCGCCGACTGGACGACGTGGCAGATTCTCGGCGAACTCGGCGAGCTCGGCATCATCCGCGCGGCCGGCCAGTTCGTCCCCTACGGCGTCCCCCTCCTCCTCTTCGCCGGGCTCGCCGCCACCGTCTCCGCGCTCAACGCGACCGTCTACTCCTCCTCGCGCGTCTCCTTCGCGATGGGCCGCGACCGCGTCCTCCCGCCCGTCTTCGACAACGTCCACCCGGAGAAACGCACGCCGCACATCGCGATCGCCATCTCCGCGGTGATCATCGTCGTCATGGCCATCGTCCTCCCGATAGAATCTGTCGCCGCGGCGG
This sequence is a window from Halocalculus aciditolerans. Protein-coding genes within it:
- a CDS encoding TrkH family potassium uptake protein, whose protein sequence is MSGQLYVDWRASLSLVGTVVKWLSVPMLFPLAVGVYYGDGGIPVFLTAIAVTFTTGWLLERLDADPDLGTREGFLMVSSTWLAVTVVGAIPYVLEGHGVPFLFAAESPASTLADPVNAVFETMSGFTTTGATVMGSISFDAHSRAVMMWRQQTQWLGGMGIVVLAVAILPKLSVGGAQLMDAEAPGPGLEKLTPRIAETARALWGIYIGLTALEIVLLYALHVLGYAPNMTFYNAVAHGFTTMPTGGFSPEARSIEAFSAVVQWLIVPFMLFAGVNFALFWHAITGDWRHALRDAELRFFAGAFAAGTAVLTVLLFTDSGLVNVENVGRIAGAVEPSLRYATFQMASIVTTTGYANMDFNAWGAPAQYVLLAAMFFGGSAGSTAGAVKAVRWLVILKSLRRELFTTVHPEAIRPIRLAGRVLDESTVRGIYAFTLLYFVIFAAATLLVFLLGATTDGPLTFLEASSAVAATLGNVGPGFGIVGPMNSYLPFPDASKLLMVALMWTGRLEIFPLFVLLTRSYWTD
- a CDS encoding TrkH family potassium uptake protein, whose protein sequence is MVSGLRSVGRDLGRILEAFAVMPTASMVVAAAWREWYVLPSLLVAAVVPFAVGWWLTESYADAREPGKLHGMVIAATGWATVGVFGAIPFVGIAVSMQQGWFGAPPLNATMAAFLNPLNAVFESFSGFTGTGLTMSVHENTLPHTLQWWRSFTEWVGGVGVIVLTTAILARPGSGSLTLYESEARSEKIHPSIVSTVRTIWWIFLLFTFVSIVTLWLAGLPAWDAINHAMTGLATGGFSITDNSIATYDSPLVDFVLLPIMTLGSIAFPIHYLLLQGHFENVYEDLQTRWVFGFFAVGVAALVWLLYTGRVYHGTEAITFLGVTFTGQAAAIFQSVRYGAFQFVSAASCTGFQTASIGGSWSAASQLVVSFAMVVGAASGSTVGGIKLVRLATLLKGAAFRVSGVFYPQSAVRTFRLGDRKLSSAELTQEFEEAAIISLLWGVFLVLGIAVLLLVVPMGPDGFALENVVFEVASAQGNVGLSTGITGPDMPTAAKLVFLLNMWVGRLEIIPVLVTLRGVFRGFGVYRQ
- a CDS encoding potassium channel family protein produces the protein MYVIVVGAGQIGSQVLDLATTTENEVVVVERDPEVAEAASREYDCLVLNGDATNREILEDAGADRADAIICTTDEDATNLMVLFLAKELDIASLVTVVQDPDHLGIFERVGATILENPQRLIAQYLFRAVQRPAVEDFMELGGDAEIFETTVAPDAPIAGLSLRDAGESGLLGDDVLLVAIERTTDGTEEVITPRGGTTVEPGDVVTVFSRVGMTDDVLETFAGL
- a CDS encoding TrkH family potassium uptake protein, producing MQESSATIGRDLGRIFQAFSVMPLLSLPVALVWHELYAVPALLVSTLLPLGIGTALVRRFAGAAEPGKLHGMMIAASGWFLVAGFGALPFLLVAWTQQLGLFGAPLLSETTAAHLSALNALFESLSGFTGTGLTMSVNESELPHTLQWWRSFIEWIGGVGVIVLTTAILARPGSGSLTLYESEARSEKIHPSIVSTVRTIWWIFLLFTVFSILVLWLAGMPMWDAINHAMTGLATGGFSITDGSIATYDSPLIDFALLPIMVLGSIAFPVHYLVLRGDLSQLYEDLQTRWVFGFFGLLSAFLVAIIYSQGVYQSTETITFLGTTLTGNAAALFQSVRYGVFQLVSAASCTGFQTANSLGTQWSMAAQMTVSIGMVVGAAAGSTVGGIKLVRLATLTKGTAYRIRNVFLPETAVTHFELGRRKLDDQEAAREFEEAAIITFLWFVFLAVGAFVLMLTVQSAYTLPNVLFEVASAQGNVGLSAGITGPGMPTPAKVMFLFNMWIGRLEIIPVLVLLRGLLYREGVFQ
- a CDS encoding potassium channel family protein produces the protein MYVIIVGAGNIGSQVLELAEQTQNEVVVIERDPDVADRAGRRHDCLVINADATEKETLEDAGAEQADAIICTTDEDATNIMCLLLAKEFEIPSLVTVVQNPEHMNVFRQIGANVLENPQRLIAEYLFRAVQRPAIKDFMTLAGGAEVFEITVTAEAPIAGKTLHEADEANLIPEDVLVVAVERGENVVTPRGGTVVEAGDLLTVFSRKGATDNILRTFTGTDTKQ
- a CDS encoding Lrp/AsnC family transcriptional regulator gives rise to the protein MERLDEVDRRILYRLVEDARNTSAPMIADEVNVSGATIRNRIEQLEERGIITGYHAAINYERGESWMQNLFICTAPVADREKQAKKVSNIPGVINVRELLAGRRNLHVTAVGANSDELTVISRQLADIGLDIEDEHIVHMEETVPLDHFGPGDKPRNSPMRDFLSLAGGAEVIELTVDENSPIAGLTLSEANESGLLDEDLLVIAIERDDEIITPRGFTEIRADDLVTIFSRYSMESAAIEPFEADA